From a single Paramormyrops kingsleyae isolate MSU_618 chromosome 14, PKINGS_0.4, whole genome shotgun sequence genomic region:
- the atp5if1b gene encoding ATPase inhibitor B, mitochondrial, whose translation MSRLLRSNLRGLLTMQIRMSSDQLGELGKGAGKGGGAGGAVREAGGAFGKKQAAEEELYFKRKEQEQLAALRQHHQEEIEHHKKEIERLQREIDRHKGKIRKLKHDD comes from the exons ATGTCACGACTGTTAAGATCCAATTTGAGGGGTTTACTGACCATGCAGATCCGGATGTCATCCGACCAG CTGGGTGAGCTGGGCAAAGGAGCAGGTAAGGGTGGAGGTGCTGGAGGCGCTGTGCGAGAGGCTGGAGGAGCTTTTGGCAAAAAGCAGGCAGCTGAAGAAGAACTCTACTTCAA GCGTAAGGAACAGGAGCAGTTGGCTGCACTTCGACAGCACCACCAAGAGGAGATCGAGCACCACAAGAAGGAGATTGAGCGGCTGCAGCGCGAAATTGACCGGCACAAGGGCAAGATCAGGAAGCTGAAGCACGATGACTGA
- the zmpste24 gene encoding CAAX prenyl protease 1 homolog produces the protein MLLTLYELSVENKIFYAVLLFSWTVYLWEAYLASRQRKIYKSTIHVPVELGKIMDKETFEKSRLYQLDKSNFSFWSGLYSEAEGTLILLLGGIPFLWGVSGTITARFGLGTDYEISQSLVFLMLATLFSALTGLPWSVYNTFVIEEKHGFNQQTLGFFLKDAVKKFLVTQCILLPVTSLLLYIIKIGGDYFFIYAWLFTLVVTLVLVTIYADYIAPLFDKFTPLPDGELRKEIESLAQSISFPLTKVYVVEGSKRSSHSNAYFYGFFKNKRIVLFDTLLEDYSPLNKGPEVEPQQGAGDEGDEQSKPKAKNKRQGCNNPEVLAVLGHELGHWKLGHMVKNILISQMNSFLCFFLFAVLIGRKELFMAFGFHDSQPTLIGLMIIFQFIFSPYNELLSFCLTVLSRRFEFQADAFARAMGQASELYSALIKLNKDNLGFPVSDWLFSMWHYSHPPLLERLRALRGPKQD, from the exons ATGCTGCTAACGTTGTATGAACTTTCCGTCGAAAATAAGATTTTTTACGCCGTGCTTCTCTTCTCATGGACGGTGTACCTTTGGGAGGCCTATCTTGCCTCCAGGCAG CGGAAGATTTATAAGTCCACCATTCATGTCCCGGTTGAATTGGGCAAAATCATGGACAAGGAGACCTTCGAGAAGTCGCGCCTGTACCAGCTGGACAAGAGCAACTTCAGCTTCTGGTCAGGGTTGTATTCAGAGGCCGAGGGGACG ctcatcttGCTCCTTGGGGGGATCCCTTTTCTCTGGGGGGTCTCTGGTACGATCACTGCCCGGTTCGGCCTTGGCACTGATTATGAG ATCTCCCAGTCCTTGGTTTTCCTGATGCTAGCCACACTCTTCAGTGCGCTCACTGGCCTGCCTTGGAGTGTCTATAACACCTTCGTCATTGAGGAGAAGCACGGCTTCAACCAGCAG ACACTAGGCTTCTTTCTGAAGGACGCGGTTAAGAAGTTTCTGGTGACTCAGTGCATCCTCCTCCCCGTCACCTCGCTCCTCCTCTACATCATCAAGATCGGTGGCGACTATTTTTTCATCTACGCCTGGCTCTTCACACTCGTCGTCACTCTG GTTCTGGTCACGATCTACGCTGATTACATCGCCCCACTGTTTGATAAGTTTACGCCTCTGCCGGACGGAGAGCTGAGGAAGGAGATCGAGAGCCTGGCCCAGTCCATCAGCTTTCCCCTCACCAAGGTCTACGTGGTGGAAG GGTCAAAGCGCTCGTCACACAGCAATGCCTATTTCTACGGGTTCTTCAAGAATAAGCGCATCGTGTTGTTCGATACCCTGCTGGAGGATTACTCCCCGCTGAACAAGGGCCCCGAGGTGGAgccccagcagggggcaggggacGAGGGGGACGAGCAGAGCAAGCCAAAGGCCAAG AATAAGAGGCAGGGCTGCAACAACCCAGAGGTCCTGGCTGTGCTGGGACATGAGCTTGGCCACTGGAAACTGGGACACATGGTCAAGAACATCCTGATAAGCCAG ATGAACTCCTTCCTGTGCTTCTTCCTCTTTGCTGTCCTGATTGGCCGGAAGGAGCTCTTCATGGCCTTCGGTTTCCATGACAGCCAGCCCACTCTGATTGGTCTGATGATAATATTCCAGTTCATCTTTTCGCCCTACAATGAG ctgctgtctttctgtctgACGGTGCTGAGCCGCAGGTTCGAGTTCCAAGCCGACGCCTTCGCCCGTGCCATGGGCCAGGCCTCGGAGCTCTACTCCGCCCTCATCAAGCTGAACAAGGATAACCTGGGCTTCCCCGTGTCCGACTGGCTCTTCTCCATGTGGCACTACTCCCACCCTCCTCTGCTGGAGCGCCTGAGGGCTCTGCGGGGCCCCAAGCAGGACTGA
- the rlf gene encoding zinc finger protein Rlf — protein MADGEGEVSPGCREQPLGVTADGLATMDGLLATLQGLEAKLRQGEISDDSSGQYCSSFCQALMHYAGSRNSVEHGLPLLEVYCLSITCFAAARPHLTGDSDRVALVLKRLALSCFELLLNVPESNISYDTWVQFHRSVQAAHNALLEYGSSDLQALLQITGEGGAWSNPVLVALLTGQQTNQDELDRYIALEGEGFMEMRVKHLVKVGELDKATVLAKVCADCCHVSNRTTFRQIYVAHLCGMLPSEEAIMEIAKVDGKEVLDIICNLETEGQENLAFILCTTYLTQHLQQESLYCSWELTLLWSKLQRRVDPAVESFLERCLQLGAIARTVCHLLLLVRVIQAEADELGLVASVELCVRALQLPSQEDAETKTSVCKTVACLLPDDLEVRRACQLTEFLLSLLQAAYHSLEELYLRPDQKYDEENGIIPNSLRCELLLALKAHWPFDPEFWDWKTLKRHCIKLLGLEPEEEEEEEEEGEEEKEEERHEQEGKPADLVENEQPSGSRVGVDEQNLDGVENSESTSAQKAVSKKKVGGPSDRYLRWQKYKFFCQLCQKEVIEARILHHSKKHVKDGVYTCPVCLQTFHSRQEFVPHTSQHTQMPARRSLPQKKKKVKKKVDLQKEMDDDDLEDLEPGEITLDPSLLMYYQTSQDPDVLEHLMEQATATPRKPADDDYITFDYINTYFQLQDREVYPCPATNCNKNFKQFKYLSVHLKAEHSSGDTNVKHYLEMKDRREKCTFCRRHFMTAYHHRKHRRVHYGEHPYMCVVSGCGARFDTTNELIAHKQGHGFRLNYCCELKGCSLSFCDLGQLYHHEAQHFRDAAYSCTSLGCKQFYYSKKEFMKHLASHGLTFTEEDFVAQRNEKRKPVDPFSEETVGSRKLGAPKSTVELINGVRKATAEDSTAGISSSDEHSRSREPKTSLACVAVCFDGKKFTCGFEGCGRTFPQARDIQKHLKSVHPAQLKAEKKGHKKANREKTAKSKCLKVEATSIETSTDRQSSCAPVPVLNPKSSLPPVEVSAYPVAVPDSSLIIDDPIKDILLGFSQLSLQPSDARISLTDSCHPISGSSISQVSFPSASVSFPAKVVRKKTKSQPSTAGSNPESSSTPLPLELPPEEDHQINHFLVQPSTKPYACEIKGCTYRSVTSHALMCHYLRKHSFSKERVKGMEPFRTSKFKPFKCHVCPKKYRQKSELRTHLIQMHNISEAVVDQMSCSLKRREEGKATELPQPNTGLNPNTQMQNKPLLNAWLKEAPTWKYQKRKGREWTLKSECENGVVKSEDKSKKVDSKAEPSPALQEADEEERVLREGRGSRRLVAKGNLCYILTNYHKPFHCVHKDCNSAFTNQSGLVRHLQSVHHYNRSQLCLEEDMDFTHGTRVKDGTKPPQLACKEKGCIRTFHSSSALLRHHRRQHATDRRILAAAGVSKAARSPTIQETPNPLSEEPIPQFRCSYAGCSATYHLYSSLLRHMNHVHPDQAPQKLPPQQVRCKFDGCTRVFSQNSSYKKHVFYRHCDYYDTLVLHLQNTHKKDKSDSGCQKKLIVPATSQPLQSSQKDAPKLPLRHSLRHGPKSQDGMKIECVEEHIEKNIAVSKRIKRKSSKKKHPELVFRTHEEALQMCQDRCYPLAYPCMVQDCDSVLTVESSMRRHYLNCHKMKVSRFTANVEKLVNNAEQLEELIQKKSAIAGRPDVDRAPNGVLKMEYQAEPEKPGCPSLPMSLHSIKTDALDSQDPLGFTEDVPPESSLLVGADDLLYGEPSGHTKELLTQRSCSRDDKARPPSPTPPLVAPPPLDLSPPSSLRFTIDDGFMDCSSKESGGRTTYVPSSITNPAPFSATPTRQPLKRKNELPEPLPSPTSTPKDVQPLSPTPRTFDLTAYKPMGFESSFLKFIQESKDKEEEFEESGPWGSPHRHEAPAQVLRRRDCYRRNSVKENSQRGLGVTRSRRVRSLRPLLSAGESVSVQNLRSILDRALMGCGDLAIKQLQYLRPVVVLERSKFSTSLLDLFPSKKTEKLLLGNS, from the exons ATGGCGGACGGGGAGGGAGAAGTGAGCCCAGGCTGCAGGGAGCAGCCACTTGGCGTCACGGCCGACGGTCTCGCCACCATGGACGGCTTGCTGGCCACGCTGCAAGGGCTGGAGGCTAAACTCCGGCAAGGGGAAATTTCGGACGATTCATCCGGCCAGTACTGCAGCAGCTTCTGTCAG GCGCTGATGCACTACGCGGGGAGCAGGAACTCGGTGGAGCACGGCCTGCCCCTGCTCGAGGTCTACTGCCTCTCCATCACCTGCTTTGCTGCCGCCCGGCCGCACCTGACCGGGGACTCGGATCGTGTGGCCCTAGTGCTGAAGAGGCTGGCGCT GAGCTGTTTCGAGCTCCTGCTGAACGTGCCAGAGAGCAACATTTCGTATGACACCTGGGTGCAGTTTCATCGCTctgtgcag GCAGCTCACAATGCCCTCTTGGAATATGGGAGTAGTGATCTACAGGCTTTGCTGCAAatcacgggggaggggggcgcgtGGAGCAACCCCGTCCTTGTCGCCCTTCTCACCGGTCAACAGACCAATCAAGACGAGT TGGACAGGTACATTGCCCTGGAAGGCGAGGGCTTCATGGAGATGCGTGTGAAGCACCTGGTGAAGGTCGGCGAGCTAGACAAGGCCACGGTTCTGGCTAAGGTCTGCGCCGACTGCTGCCACGTCTCTAACCGCACCACCTTCCGGCAGATCTACGTGGCTCACCTCTGTGGCATGCTGCCCAGCGAGGAAGCCATCATGGAG ATTGCTAAAGTGGATGGTAAGGAGGTGCTGGACATCATCTGTAACCTGGAGACTGAGGGGCAGGAGAACCTGGCCTTCATCCTCTGTACCACCTACCTGACCCAGCACCTCCAGCAGGAGAGCTTGTACTGCTCCTG GGAGCTGACGCTCCTGTGGAGCAAGCTGCAGAGGCGGGTCGACCCCGCTGTAGAGTCCTTCCTGGAGCGCTGCCTGCAACTGGGGGCCATCGCCAGGACGGTCTGccatctgctgctgctggtcCGCGTTATCCAGGCAGAG GCAGACGAGCTGGGCCTGGTGGCATCAGTGGAGCTGTGTGTTAGAGCGCTCCAACTTCCCAGCCAGGAGGATGCAGAGACAAAGACTTCAGTCTGCAAGACTGTGGCCTGCCTGCTTCCTGATGATCTGGAAGTCCGCCGGGCCTGTCAGCTGACTGAGTTCCTCTTAAGCCTGCTGCAGGCAGCCTACCACTCTCTGGAGGAGCTCTACCTCCGGCCTGATCAAAAGTATGACGAGGAGAATGGCATCATTCCCAACTCCCTGCGCTGCGAGCTGCTCTTGGCCCTCAAGGCTCATTGGCCTTTTGACCCCGAGTTCTGGGACTGGAAGACACTGAAGCGTCACTGCATCAAACTGCTTGGGTTGGAAcctgaagaggaggaggaggaggaggaggagggggaagaagagaaggaggaggagcgTCATGAGCAAGAGGGGAAGCCAGCAGATTTGGTGGAGAACGAGCAGCCCAGTGGGTCCAGAGTGGGTGTTGATGAGCAGAATCTGGATGGAGTGGAAAACAGTGAGAGCACTTCAGCCCAGAAGGCAGTGTCCAAGAAGAAGGTAGGAGGCCCTTCAGATAGGTACCTCCGCTGGCAGAAGTACAAATTTTTCTGCCAGCTGTGCCAGAAAGAGGTCATTGAGGCGAGAATTCTCCATCACTCAAAAAAGCACGTGAAGGACGGTGTTTACACCTGCCCTGTTTGCCTGCAGACCTTCCATAGCAGACAGGAGTTTGTGCCCCACACAAGCCAGCACACCCAGATGCCTGCACGGAGATCCCTGCCTCAGAAGAAAAAGAAGGTGAAAAAGAAGGTTGACCTACAGAAGGAAATGGATGATGATGACCTGGAGGACCTGGAGCCTGGTGAAATCACCCTGGACCCATCACTGCTGATGTACTACCAGACCAGCCAGGATCCCGATGTTCTTGAGCATCTGATGGAGCAGGCTACAGCCACCCCCAGGAAGCCAGCTGATGATGATTACATCACCTTTGACTATATCAACACCTATTTCCAGCTTCAGGACCGAGAGGTTTACCCCTGCCCTGCCACTAACTGTAACAAGAATTTCAAGCAGTTCAAGTACCTGAGTGTGCACCTCAAGGCCGAGCACAGCAGTGGGGATACCAATGTGAAGCACTACTTGGAGATGAAGGACAGACGAGAAAAGTGCACCTTCTGCCGGCGCCACTTCATGACCGCCTACCACCATCGTAAGCACCGACGTGTGCACTACGGCGAacatccatacatgtgtgtggTCAGTGGCTGTGGGGCTCGCTTCGACACCACCAATGAGCTGATAGCGCACAAGCAGGGCCATGGCTTCCGCCTCAACTACTGCTGTGAGCTCAAGGGCTGCAGCCTCTCCTTCTGTGACCTAGGGCAGCTCTACCATCATGAGGCCCAGCACTTTCGAGATGCGGCCTACAGCTGCACCAGCCTTGGGTGCAAGCAATTCTACTACTCTAAAAAGGAATTCATGAAGCACTTGGCCTCTCATGGCCTCACTTTCACTGAGGAAGACTTCGTGGCACAGAGAAATGAGAAGCGCAAGCCAGTAGATCCTTTCTCAGAGGAGACTGTCGGCAGTAGAAAACTTGGTGCCCCAAAGTCCACTGTAGAACTCATAAATGGTGTGAGGAAGGCAACTGCAGAGGATTCTACAGCTGGCATTTCCTCTTCAGATGAACACTCCAGGAGCAGGGAGCCCAAGACCTCATTGGCTTGTGTTGCTGTGTGCTTTGATGGTAAAAAATTCACTTGTGGTTTTGAGGGTTGTGGCAGAACTTTCCCTCAGGCCCGAGATATCCAGAAGCACCTGAAGTCTGTTCATCCGGCCCAACTTAAGGCTGAAAAAAAGGGACACAAAAAAGCAAACAGGGAAAAGACTGCAAAGAGTAAATGCCTCAAAGTTGAGGCAACCAGTATTGAGACAAGCACAGATAGGCAATCCAGCTGTGCCCCTGTCCCAGTGTTGAACCCCAAAAGTTCCCTCCCTCCTGTGGAAGTGTCTGCATACCCTGTTGCAGTACCTGACTCAAGCCTTATAATTGATGACCCCATTAAGGACATTTTACTGGGTTTCAGCCAGTTGAGTCTACAGCCTTCCGATGCGAGAATTTCGTTGACTGATTCTTGCCATCCTATCTCAGGGTCTTCCATTTCACAGGTGTCTTTCCCTAGTGCAAGTGTCAGCTTCCCTGCCAAAGTGGTGAGAAAGAAGACGAAATCCCAGCCGAGCACAGCTGGCTCGAATCCCGAGTCTTCATCAACCCCATTGCCCTTAGAGCTGCCTCCTGAAGAAGACCACCAAATAAACCACTTTCTTGTTCAACCTTCCACCAAGCCTTATGCCTGCGAGATCAAAGGATGCACCTATAGGAGTGTGACTAGCCATGCTCTTATGTGCCATTACCTGCGGAAACACAGCTTTTCCAAGGAGAGGGTGAAGGGCATGGAGCCATTCAGAACGAGCAAATTCAAGCCGTTTAAGTGTCATGTTTGCCCTAAGAAATACAGACAGAAGTCGGAACTGAGGACCCACTTGATCCAGATGCACAACATCAGCGAAGCTGTAGTGGACCAGATGAGCTGTTCTCTCAAGAGACGTGAGGAAGGCAAAGCCACGGAGCTCCCTCAACCCAATACTGGTCTTAACCCTAACACGCAGATGCAGAATAAGCCACTGCTGAACGCATGGCTGAAGGAAGCGCCCACCTGGAAGTACCAGAAGAGGAAAGGGAGAGAGTGGACGTTGAAGTCCGAGTGTGAGAATGGAGTCGTGAAATCTGAAGACAAGAGCAAGAAGGTGGACTCTAAAGCCGAGCCCTCCCCAGCCTTACAGGAGGCGgatgaggaggagagagtgCTGCGCGAAGGGCGCGGCAGCAGACGTCTGGTGGCAAAAGGAAACCTGTGCTACATCCTGACTAACTATCACAAGCCTTTCCACTGTGTGCATAAGGACTGCAACTCGGCCTTCACCAACCAGAGCGGCTTAGTTCGCCACCTGCAGTCTGTGCACCATTACAATCGTTCTCAGCTGTGCCTAGAAGAGGACATGGATTTCACTCACGGCACTAGGGTCAAGGATGGGACGAAACCTCCCCAACTTGCATGCAAAGAAAAGGGCTGCATAAGGACATTCCACAGTTCCTCGGCCCTGCTGCGCCACCACCGTAGGCAGCATGCGACAGACAGGAGGATTCTTGCtgcagcaggggtgtcaaaagCTGCTAGATCTCCCACCATCCAAGAAACGCCTAACCCACTCTCAGAGGAGCCTATACCGCAGTTCAGATGCAGCTATGCTGGTTGCAGTGCCACCTATCACCTCTATAGCAGCTTACTCCGACACATGAACCATGTCCATCCTGACCAGGCACCGCAGAAGTTACCACCCCAACAAGTGCGCTGCAAGTTTGACGGTTGCACTCGTGTTTTTTCCCAGAACTCCAGCTACAAGAAACATGTGTTCTACAGGCACTGTGACTACTACGACACCCTCGTTTTGCATCTGCAGAATACCCACAAGAAAGACAAGTCTGATAGTGGGTGCCAGAAGAAGTTGATTGTTCCTGCAACATCGCAGCCCCTGCAGTCATCACAGAAGGACGCACCCAAGCTACCTCTCAGGCATTCTTTGAGGCACGGTCCCAAGTCTCAGGATGGCATGAAGATTGAGTGTGTCGAAGAGCATATTGAGAAGAATATTGCTGTGTCTAAGCGCATCAAAcgtaagagtagtaaaaaaAAGCATCCTGAGCTAGTCTTCCGCACACATGAGGAGGCTTTGCAGATGTGCCAGGATCGCTGTTATCCTCTAGCATACCCTTGCATGGTCCAAGACTGTGACTCTGTGCTCACTGTGGAAAGCAGCATGCGTCGGCATTACTTAAATTGCCATAAAATGAAAGTTTCCAGGTTCACAGCAAACGTTGAGAAGTTGGTCAACAATGCAGAGCAGCTTGAGGAACTGATCCAGAAGAAGTCCGCTATTGCTGGAAGGCCAGATGTTGATCGGGCTCCAAATGGGGTTCTTAAGATGGAATATCAAGCAGAGCCTGAGAAACCTGGTTGCCCATCACTGCCCATGAGTTTGCATTCAATCAAAACCGATGCACTGGATAGTCAAGATCCATTGGGTTTCACTGAAGATGTGCCCCCAGAGAGTAGCTTGCTGGTTGGGGCTGATGatttgctttacggagagcccAGTGGACACACAAAAGAACTCCTGACCCAGCGTAGCTGTAGTCGGGATGATAAGGCTAGGCCACCTTCTCCCACACCTCCCTTAGTTGCTCCTCCTCCACTGGATCTCTCTCCACCGTCATCGCTGCGCTTCACAATTGATGACGGCTTTATGGACTGCTCCAGCAAGGAATCTGGAGGCAGGACAACATATGTTCCCTCCTCCATCACAAACCCTGCACCCTTCTCTGCCACTCCAACCCGCCAGCCACTGAAGCGTAAGAATGAGCTTCCAGAACCCCTTCCCTCTCCCACATCGACTCCAAAGGATGTCCAGCCCCtcagccccaccccccgcacTTTTGATCTGACAGCCTACAAGCCCATGGGTTTTGAGTCATCGTTCCTCAAGTTCATCCAGGAGAGTAAGGACAAGGAGGAAGAGTTTGAAGAGAGCGGACCCTGGGGGTCACCTCATCGGCACGAAGCCCCCGCGCAAGTGCTACGTCGCAGGGACTGTTACCGCCGTAACTCCGTCAAAGAGAACAGTCAAAGGGGCCTCGGGGTCACCCGCAGTCGCCGGGTCAGGTCTCTGAGACCCTTGCTATCGGCAGGGGAGTCTGTCTCCGTCCAGAACCTGCGTTCTATCCTAGACCGAGCTCTTATGGGCTGTGGAGACCTGGCTATCAAGCAGCTGCAGTACCTCAGGCCTGTGGTGGTGCTAGAGAGGTCCAAGTTCTCAACATCCCTCCTCGATCTCTTCCCCTCAAAAAAGACTGAGAAGCTTCTGCTTGGGAATTCGTGA
- the znf593 gene encoding zinc finger protein 593 yields the protein MGKSKQTGNHKSDKKKNIAKTWKTKRRTKDLDQIHDDMKPDNAARLLKQEPDYDVTGCAQFYCLHCARYFVDLKTMKEHFKTKVHKKRLKELRVEPYTQAEAERAAGMGSYVPPQSVHVQTQPVEEEMS from the exons ATGGGGAAATCTAAGCAGACGGGCAACCACAAAAGTGACAAGAAGAAGAACATTGCCAAGACGTGGAAGACGAAACGTCGAACAAAGGACCTCGATCAGATTCACGATGACATGAAACCTGACAATGCAGCCAGGCTGCTTAAACAGGAGCCAGACTATGATGTCACGGGGTGCGCTCAGTTCTACTGCCTGCATTGCGC GCGATATTTTGTAGATTTGAAAACCATGAAGGAGCACTTCAAGACCAAAGTACACAAAAAACG gcTGAAGGAGCTGCGGGTGGAGCCGTACACCCAGGCGGAGGCTGAGAGGGCAGCAGGAATGGGCTCCTACGTCCCCCCCCAAAGCGTGCATGTGCAGACGCAGCCTGTGGAGGAGGAAATGAGCTGA
- the selenon gene encoding selenoprotein N, with protein sequence MAADVRKRGSQAAKREVASDGNQAEGSAGDAVGARRGSAASSCSRLFPTLLMLLAVPIAGMGYRYYQGVQLLQRHEAGLRTLGTEGLFLFSSLDTDHDLYLSPEEFKPIAEKLTGMSSPVEFEEDLVEDPNGETLTVEAIMQPLQMETMTKSKDGFLGVTHSSLSGLRSWRSPAVPSSVFSASQFKAFLPPKNKLDVGDPWWIIPSELNIFTGYLPNNRYQPPAPRGKEVIIHSLLSMFHPRPFIKSRFGPQGAVACIRAASDYYYDIVFRIHAEFQLNDIPNYPFWFTPGQFTGSIVVSRDASHVREFHLYVPSDRSLNVDMEWLYGASESSNMEVDIGYLPQMELKATGPSVPTFIHDEHGNVIDSRVGGADGDPVQFVFEEIQWKSEISREEAARRLEVTFYPFKKVSYLPFPKAFDRAQAERKLVHSILLWGALDDQSCUGSGRTLRETVLESSPVLALLNHSFISSWSLVKELEDLQADPRNPALSRLAALHLEKYNFPVEMILALPNGTVVHHINANYFLDQTAMKPEEEEHTTFSFSGGFEDPSTSTYIQFLQEGLEKAKDYLGS encoded by the exons ATGGCCGCGGACGTGAGGAAAAGAGGAAGCCAGGCGGCGAAGAGAGAGGTGGCCTCGGACGGCAACCAGGCAGAAGGTAGCGCCGGAGACGCCGTGGGAGCGCGCCGAGGCTCCGCCGCGTCCAGCTGTTCGAGGCTATTCCCCACGTTACTGATGCTGCTGGCCGTCCCCATCGCCGGCATGGGATACAGATACTACCAAGGGGTGCAGCTTCTTCAGCGGCAT GAAGCAGGTCTTCGAACCCTGGGCACTGAAGGGTTGTTCCTGTTCTCCTCACTGGACACGGACCATGACTTGTACCTCAGCCCAGAAGAGTTTAAGCCCATTGCGGAGAAACTCACAG GTATGTCCTCTCCAGTGGAGTTTGAGGAGGACCTGGTTGAGGACCCCAATGGTGAAACCCTGACGGTGGAGGCGATCATGCAGCCCCTGCAGATGGAGACCATGACCAAAAGCAAGGACGGCTTTCTGGGG GTCACTCACAGCTCCCTGAGCGGCCTGCGGTCCTGGAGGAGCCCTGCTGTACCTTCCTCCGTCTTCTCCGCCAGCCAGTTCAAGGCCTTCCTGCCTCCCAAGAACAAGCTGGACGTGGGTGATCCCTGGTGGATCATCCCCAGTGAGCTGAACATCTTCACTGGGTACCTGCCCAACAACCGCTACCAGCCTCCAGCCCCGCGGGGCAAAGAG GTGATTATCCACTCCCTGCTCAGCATGTTCCATCCCCGGCCCTTCATCAAGTCTCGCTTTGGCCCTCAAGGCGCAGTCGCCTGCATCCGAGCAGCCAGTGATTATTACTACGACATCGTCTTCAG GATTCACGCCGAGTTCCAGCTCAACGACATTCCCAACTACCCCTTCTGGTTCACGCCAGGCCAGTTCACCGGCAGCATCGTGGTCTCGCGGGACGCCTCGCACGTCCGTGAGTTCCACCTTTACGTTCCCAGTGACAG GTCGCTGAACGTGGACATGGAGTGGCTGTACGGAGCCAGCGAGAGCAGCAACATGGAGGTCGACATCGGCTACCTGCCCCAG ATGGAGCTGAAGGCCACGGGACCCTCCGTCCCCACTTTCATACACGACGAGCATGGGAACGTGATTGACAGCAGGGTGGGCGGAGCCGACGGGGACCCCGTCCAGTTCGTGTTTGAGGAGATCCAATGGAAGTCGGAGATCAGTCGTGAGGAGGCGGCTCGGCGCCTGGAAGTCACCTTCTACCCCTTCAAGAAG GTGTCCTACCTGCCGTTCCCCAAGGCCTTCGACAGGGCCCAGGCGGAGAGGAAGCTGGTGCACTCCATCTTGCTGTGGGGGGCTCTGGATGACCAGTCCTGCTGAG GTTCGGGGCGGACTCTCCGGGAGACAGTCCTGGAAAGTTCGCCCGTCCTGGCTCTGCTCAACCACAGCTTCATCAGCAGCTGGTCCCTGgtgaaggagctggaggaccTGCAG GCTGACCCCCGCAATCCCGCCCTGAGCCGCCTGGCTGCCTTGCACCTGGAGAAGTACAACTTCCCCGTGGAGATGATCCTGGCACTGCCCAATGGCACCGTG GTGCACCACATTAATGCAAACTACTTCCTGGATCAGACAGCCATGAAGCCAGAGGAGGAGGAACATACCACTTTCAGCTTCTCGGGGGGGTTTGAGGACCCTTCCACCTCCACCTACATCCAGTTCCTCCAGGAAGGGTTGGAGAAAGCTAAAGATTACTTAGGGTCATAA